One stretch of Dokdonia sp. Hel_I_53 DNA includes these proteins:
- the rho gene encoding transcription termination factor Rho — MFDITELKAKKLPELQEIAKGINVPKYRTLKKLDLVYKILDLQAADPTKVEAVAPKATESSPKEATKTERKPRAPRTSKPSKKEASDDSSVSNESKSDTKAVKRQPAKGKGDDASQKRSHQKDDRSNKEDRSSKDNRQSNDKRQSNNDKRTSRDNTRSGNNRSKDNNNSNSNNRNRNQKGGHNGNKDSRNRYREPDYEFEGIIESEGVLDIMQDGYGFLRSSDYNYLASPDDIYVSQSQIRLFGLKTGDTVLGVIRPPKEGEKYFPLIKVSRINGLNPNIVRDRVSFEHLTPLFPTEKFNLAERQASISTRVMDMFAPIGKGQRGMIVSQPKTGKTMLLKDVANAIAANHPEVYQIVLLIDERPEEVTDMQRNVKGEVVASTFDKEAHEHVKVANIVLEKAKRLVECGHDVVILLDSITRLARAYNTVQPASGKILSGGVDANALHKPKRFFGAARNIEGGGSLSIIATALTETGSKMDEVIFEEFKGTGNMELQLDRNIANRRIFPAIDLTSSSTRRDDLLHSKDTTQRLWVLRKYLADMNPVEAMEFMSDRIKSTKNNEEFLISMNS; from the coding sequence ATGTTCGACATTACAGAATTAAAAGCAAAGAAGCTTCCTGAACTTCAAGAAATTGCAAAAGGCATTAACGTTCCAAAATATAGAACGTTAAAAAAATTAGACCTCGTTTATAAGATTTTAGATTTGCAAGCTGCAGATCCTACAAAAGTAGAGGCTGTAGCCCCAAAGGCAACAGAATCTTCTCCTAAAGAGGCAACAAAAACAGAACGTAAGCCACGTGCTCCGCGTACTTCCAAACCTTCAAAAAAAGAAGCTTCAGATGATTCTTCAGTTTCAAATGAAAGCAAATCAGATACGAAAGCGGTAAAACGACAGCCTGCTAAAGGGAAAGGAGATGATGCTTCTCAAAAGCGCAGTCACCAAAAGGATGACCGTAGTAATAAAGAGGATCGAAGCAGTAAAGATAATAGGCAGTCTAATGATAAGCGACAGTCTAACAACGATAAGCGCACGTCACGTGACAATACACGCTCTGGCAACAATCGAAGTAAAGACAATAATAACTCAAATTCAAACAACCGTAATCGCAATCAAAAAGGTGGTCACAATGGTAATAAAGATAGTCGTAATCGCTATCGCGAGCCAGATTATGAATTTGAAGGCATTATAGAAAGTGAAGGAGTATTAGATATTATGCAGGATGGTTACGGTTTTTTACGTAGCTCAGATTATAATTATTTAGCTTCACCAGACGATATTTATGTTTCTCAATCGCAAATACGTCTTTTTGGACTTAAAACCGGAGATACTGTATTAGGTGTAATACGTCCTCCAAAGGAGGGAGAAAAATACTTCCCACTTATAAAAGTGAGTAGGATAAATGGGCTTAACCCTAATATTGTTCGTGATCGTGTTTCATTTGAACACCTTACACCTCTCTTTCCAACAGAAAAATTTAATTTAGCAGAGCGTCAAGCAAGTATATCTACTCGAGTGATGGATATGTTTGCGCCTATAGGGAAAGGGCAGCGTGGTATGATTGTATCACAGCCAAAAACCGGAAAAACAATGCTTCTTAAAGATGTGGCAAATGCTATTGCAGCAAACCACCCTGAAGTATATCAAATTGTATTACTCATAGATGAGCGTCCAGAGGAGGTTACAGATATGCAACGTAACGTTAAAGGTGAAGTGGTTGCTTCAACTTTTGATAAAGAAGCGCATGAACATGTTAAAGTTGCAAACATTGTACTAGAAAAAGCAAAACGCTTAGTAGAGTGTGGTCATGATGTAGTGATACTTCTTGATTCAATAACACGTCTCGCAAGAGCTTATAATACGGTGCAGCCAGCATCCGGAAAGATTCTTTCTGGTGGGGTAGATGCAAACGCTTTGCACAAACCAAAGCGATTCTTTGGAGCAGCTCGTAACATTGAGGGTGGAGGATCACTTTCTATTATTGCAACTGCCCTTACAGAGACAGGCTCTAAAATGGATGAAGTGATTTTTGAAGAGTTTAAGGGTACTGGAAATATGGAATTACAATTAGATCGTAATATCGCAAACCGTCGTATTTTTCCAGCTATTGATCTTACCTCTTCATCTACACGTCGTGATGACCTTCTTCATAGTAAGGATACAACACAAAGATTATGGGTACTGCGTAAGTATTTAGCAGATATGAATCCTGTAGAGGCCATGGAGTTTAT
- a CDS encoding DUF4293 domain-containing protein — translation MIQRIQTIYLLVASLVSLGLPFAFSLYSDINGDSVWATDNVLYITLFSISAVLSFISIFLWNTRKNQFVLGRLNILLNFVLLGVLIYDSQILSGGTAVLEKGIGMLIPLVSIVLLVLANKAIKRDEDLVKSVDRLR, via the coding sequence TTGATACAACGCATTCAAACCATATATCTATTAGTAGCTTCACTAGTTTCTCTTGGCTTACCTTTTGCCTTTAGTCTGTATTCAGATATAAATGGTGATTCAGTATGGGCTACAGATAATGTATTGTATATAACTCTTTTTAGTATTAGTGCTGTACTATCATTTATTTCCATATTTTTATGGAATACTAGAAAAAATCAATTCGTCTTAGGACGCCTTAATATCTTATTGAACTTTGTTTTATTAGGTGTATTGATATATGACTCACAAATCTTATCTGGAGGAACGGCGGTTCTTGAGAAAGGTATTGGGATGCTCATTCCGCTTGTTTCTATCGTTTTACTAGTCTTAGCAAATAAGGCAATCAAGCGCGATGAAGATCTTGTAAAATCTGTGGATCGATTGCGATAG
- a CDS encoding DUF1572 family protein — MTPSNQLAKGLRGVVLGGNQIANTNYKEQLQSVDINKATKKIDDLNTISLLAQHTHYYIEGVRDAIVEGNLAIRDKYSFKFSQIRSQKDWLDFLNKFWKDTEELAQLIDAIPETKLREHFIAERYGSYTQNIRTMIEHCYYHLGQIVLLKKMIE, encoded by the coding sequence ATGACACCTAGTAATCAACTTGCAAAAGGACTTAGAGGAGTGGTTTTAGGTGGAAACCAAATAGCAAATACAAATTACAAAGAACAATTACAAAGTGTAGATATTAACAAAGCAACTAAAAAAATAGATGATTTAAATACGATATCTTTACTAGCTCAACACACTCATTACTACATAGAGGGTGTTAGAGATGCAATAGTAGAAGGCAATTTGGCTATTAGAGATAAATATAGCTTTAAGTTCTCACAGATACGTTCTCAAAAAGATTGGTTAGATTTTCTTAATAAATTTTGGAAGGATACAGAAGAATTGGCTCAACTCATTGATGCCATCCCAGAAACCAAACTTAGGGAACATTTTATAGCTGAGCGTTATGGAAGCTACACCCAAAACATAAGGACTATGATTGAGCACTGTTACTATCATTTAGGGCAGATTGTTCTCTTAAAAAAAATGATTGAATAA
- the yajC gene encoding preprotein translocase subunit YajC, translating into MGEGLQGILGPLLLFTVFIVFFIVLPQRKKIKQEKNFDKDLKKGDRVITKSGLHGKILELHDNGSCVIETMSGKLKFERSALSIEMTQSLNKATEVKK; encoded by the coding sequence ATGGGTGAAGGACTGCAGGGTATTTTAGGCCCACTCTTATTGTTTACGGTATTTATAGTATTTTTTATTGTATTACCGCAACGTAAGAAAATAAAACAAGAAAAGAATTTTGATAAGGATCTAAAGAAAGGAGATCGTGTTATCACTAAAAGTGGTTTGCATGGTAAAATTCTTGAGCTTCATGATAATGGATCATGCGTTATAGAAACGATGTCTGGCAAATTGAAGTTTGAAAGATCTGCTCTGTCTATTGAGATGACACAATCACTCAACAAGGCAACAGAAGTCAAGAAATAA
- a CDS encoding DUF1573 domain-containing protein, whose translation MKKGLLVLGVLSAMLFTSCKEDAASKVKEENVEVAAARDAQATTYPVISFDETEFDFGNIDKGTTVEHKFTFTNTGKAPLVIVDAKSSCGCTVPEYSKNPVAPGEKGELLVKYNGSGTNQVTKTVTIKANTEAGTETVKIKAFVNAPAATK comes from the coding sequence ATGAAAAAAGGTTTATTAGTATTAGGAGTACTTTCAGCTATGTTATTTACTTCTTGTAAAGAAGATGCTGCTAGTAAAGTAAAAGAAGAAAATGTAGAGGTTGCTGCTGCACGTGATGCTCAAGCAACTACGTATCCTGTAATTTCTTTTGATGAAACAGAATTTGATTTTGGAAACATTGATAAAGGAACTACAGTAGAGCATAAATTCACTTTTACTAACACTGGAAAAGCTCCATTAGTAATTGTAGATGCAAAGAGTTCTTGTGGTTGTACAGTTCCTGAGTATTCAAAAAATCCAGTAGCTCCAGGAGAAAAAGGAGAGTTACTAGTAAAATATAATGGTAGCGGAACAAACCAAGTAACAAAAACAGTTACAATTAAAGCAAACACAGAGGCTGGTACAGAGACTGTAAAAATCAAAGCTTTTGTAAACGCTCCAGCAGCTACTAAATAA
- a CDS encoding transcription antitermination protein NusB, which produces MQTIYALQSKEQFDLQKEDAFTVESMNQMYNLYLLMFDLMVEVHAFAKEEQVKISKKILATEEEKNPNTRFINNEVLVKISENSSLRDELSKRKLKNWRTNDEYVQVIYNELIHSDLYASYMEATETNFKNDRKFLIDAYTEVIAPNEKLYDYIEDSRLTWVDDIPMINMAVLKRLGKIKPASPETMLLPELFKNEDDQSFGTELLEKTVAFNDFLSKEIEANTPNWDNERIADVDMVLIKMALCEFLKFSTIPVKVTINEYLEIAKEYSTPKSSIFINGILDKLVKQYEVENKLKKEGRGLK; this is translated from the coding sequence ATGCAAACCATTTACGCTCTGCAAAGCAAAGAGCAATTTGATCTACAAAAGGAGGATGCATTTACTGTTGAAAGTATGAACCAGATGTATAATTTATACCTCTTAATGTTTGACTTGATGGTGGAGGTACACGCTTTCGCGAAAGAAGAGCAAGTGAAGATTTCAAAGAAAATTCTTGCGACTGAAGAAGAAAAAAATCCTAATACACGATTTATTAATAACGAAGTATTAGTTAAAATCTCTGAAAATTCAAGTTTACGTGATGAATTGAGTAAGCGTAAATTAAAAAACTGGCGTACTAACGATGAGTATGTTCAAGTAATTTATAATGAGCTTATTCATAGTGATCTGTATGCGTCTTATATGGAAGCTACAGAAACTAATTTTAAGAACGATAGAAAATTCTTAATTGATGCTTATACAGAAGTTATTGCTCCCAACGAGAAGTTATATGATTACATAGAAGATAGTCGTCTTACTTGGGTGGATGATATTCCTATGATAAATATGGCTGTTTTAAAACGTTTAGGTAAAATAAAACCAGCTTCTCCAGAGACAATGCTTTTGCCAGAGCTTTTCAAAAACGAAGATGACCAATCGTTTGGTACTGAGTTACTAGAGAAAACTGTCGCTTTTAATGATTTCTTATCTAAAGAAATAGAAGCAAATACTCCTAATTGGGATAATGAACGAATTGCAGATGTTGATATGGTACTTATCAAAATGGCGCTATGTGAGTTCTTAAAATTCTCTACGATACCTGTAAAAGTAACGATCAATGAGTATTTAGAAATAGCAAAAGAATATTCTACGCCTAAGAGTAGTATCTTTATTAACGGTATATTAGACAAGCTCGTAAAACAATATGAAGTAGAAAATAAGTTAAAGAAAGAGGGTAGAGGTTTGAAATAG
- a CDS encoding ABC transporter ATP-binding protein yields MGALQSLNKYFLRYKWRLIGGFFIVIAARVFAVFNVDIVGDIVNDVEQYIRSNDTNFSGLKASMLIKLGLLLGAALLSGFFTFLMRQMIIVVSRFIEADLKDDVYDQYQQLSLSFYKNNRTGDLMNRISEDVSKVRMYVGPAIMYLLQALVLFAVVIPYMVRMAPSLAAYTLIPLPILSIAIYKLSRAIHVRSTIVQEYLSKLTTFTQESFSGISVIKAYTLETSTFKDFSQLSEDSKDKNLNLVKVQAFFFPLMVGLIGASNLIVIFVGGQQYIDGTIKELGTLVEFIMYVNMLTWPVATVGWVTSIIKAAEASQIRINEFLDIEPEIKNPSLKPITITGKISFKDVTFKYPDTGIIALQKVDFTVQPGETLAIIGPTGSGKSTILELIGRLYDVTKGTIQIDDMAMTALNLDSLRSEIGYVPQDAFLFSDTIGENIKFGDTEASYEEVVKFAKAASVHKNIADFKNGYDTVLGERGITLSGGQKQRVSIARALIGNPKILLLDDCLSAVDTETEEEILNNLVQLTNNTTTIIVSHRISSAKNASKILILEDGKITQQGTHNQLIETDGYYKELYLKQLDEKEI; encoded by the coding sequence ATGGGCGCATTACAATCCCTCAATAAATATTTTTTAAGATATAAATGGCGACTTATAGGTGGTTTTTTTATAGTAATTGCAGCAAGAGTCTTTGCTGTTTTTAATGTAGATATCGTAGGTGATATAGTCAATGATGTAGAGCAATACATACGTTCTAATGACACAAATTTTTCTGGACTTAAGGCTAGTATGCTTATAAAACTAGGTTTATTACTAGGCGCTGCATTGTTGTCTGGATTTTTTACATTTTTAATGCGACAAATGATTATTGTGGTTTCTCGTTTCATTGAGGCAGACCTCAAAGATGATGTATATGACCAATATCAGCAATTAAGCCTTAGTTTTTACAAAAATAATCGTACGGGTGATCTGATGAATAGGATTTCTGAAGACGTAAGCAAAGTACGGATGTATGTAGGGCCAGCGATCATGTATTTATTACAAGCCTTAGTTCTGTTTGCAGTGGTAATCCCTTATATGGTCCGTATGGCACCATCCCTAGCGGCTTACACATTAATACCGCTTCCCATTTTATCAATCGCAATTTATAAATTGAGTCGTGCGATTCATGTACGCAGTACAATTGTACAGGAGTACCTCTCAAAGCTTACCACATTTACTCAAGAATCTTTCAGTGGCATTTCTGTCATAAAGGCATACACTTTAGAGACTAGTACTTTTAAAGATTTCTCACAGCTGAGTGAAGATAGTAAAGACAAAAACCTAAACCTTGTGAAGGTGCAAGCTTTCTTTTTTCCGCTTATGGTAGGGCTTATTGGGGCGAGTAATCTCATTGTTATTTTTGTAGGTGGACAACAATATATAGATGGAACAATAAAAGAACTAGGAACCCTTGTCGAGTTTATAATGTATGTAAATATGCTTACTTGGCCTGTGGCAACGGTAGGTTGGGTCACCTCAATCATAAAGGCTGCAGAAGCATCACAAATACGAATCAATGAATTTCTAGACATAGAACCAGAGATCAAAAATCCTTCTTTAAAGCCCATCACAATTACTGGAAAAATATCTTTTAAAGATGTTACTTTTAAATATCCAGACACAGGTATTATAGCCTTACAAAAGGTAGACTTCACAGTTCAACCTGGAGAAACGCTTGCTATAATAGGTCCCACAGGCTCTGGAAAGTCTACTATCCTCGAGCTAATAGGCAGACTTTATGATGTCACAAAAGGTACCATACAAATCGACGACATGGCTATGACCGCATTAAATCTTGATAGTTTACGATCAGAAATAGGATATGTACCCCAAGATGCTTTCTTATTTTCTGACACTATAGGAGAGAATATAAAATTTGGTGATACAGAAGCTAGCTATGAAGAAGTAGTGAAATTTGCAAAAGCAGCTTCGGTTCATAAAAATATAGCTGATTTTAAGAATGGTTACGACACGGTATTAGGAGAACGTGGTATCACACTTTCTGGAGGGCAAAAACAAAGAGTTTCTATTGCTAGAGCACTTATAGGAAATCCAAAGATTCTTTTGTTAGATGATTGTTTGAGTGCAGTTGATACTGAGACTGAAGAAGAAATTCTTAACAATCTTGTTCAACTTACAAATAACACTACTACTATTATTGTAAGCCACAGAATATCTTCGGCAAAAAATGCCAGTAAAATTTTAATACTTGAAGATGGAAAAATTACACAACAAGGCACTCATAATCAGCTTATAGAAACAGATGGCTATTACAAAGAACTATATTTAAAACAGCTTGACGAGAAAGAAATTTAA
- a CDS encoding PUR family DNA/RNA-binding protein: MSDYDGRDNEEIFSKVLRAGRRTYFFDVRSTKAGDYYLTITESKKFTNDDGSFHFKKHKIYLYKEDFAGFTENLEEMTSYILDEKGEDVISERHQSDYSRSQSPQAVDNGAVSSEPPTAEKFTDVSFDDI, encoded by the coding sequence ATGAGTGATTACGATGGACGTGATAATGAGGAGATTTTTTCAAAAGTATTAAGAGCAGGAAGACGTACCTACTTCTTTGATGTGCGCTCTACAAAAGCTGGAGATTACTACCTCACAATTACAGAAAGTAAAAAGTTTACAAATGATGATGGCTCTTTTCACTTTAAAAAACACAAAATTTACCTTTACAAAGAAGATTTTGCTGGGTTTACAGAAAATCTAGAAGAGATGACCTCTTATATTCTTGACGAAAAAGGAGAAGATGTAATCTCAGAAAGACATCAAAGTGATTATTCTCGATCTCAATCCCCACAAGCTGTTGATAATGGCGCTGTGAGTTCTGAACCACCTACTGCAGAAAAATTTACAGATGTAAGCTTTGATGATATTTAA
- a CDS encoding bifunctional 5,10-methylenetetrahydrofolate dehydrogenase/5,10-methenyltetrahydrofolate cyclohydrolase: MTILDGKKTSNDIKNEIKIEVDRMKSNGEKVPHLAAVIVGNDGASLTYVNSKVKACERVGFESTMVRMPNTTSEIELLDKIEELNNDPNIDGFIVQLPLPPQIDTQEVLLAVDPDKDVDGFHPTNFGKMSLDMSTFIPATPFGILELLDRYEVETKGKHTVVIGRSHIVGRPMSILMGRKGFPGNSTVTLTHSHTKNITQITSQADIIISALGVPGFLKPEMVKDDAVIIDVGITRVPDETKERGYYITGDVDFEGVSKKVSFITPVPGGVGPMTIAMLLKNTLLARERHRAASKKK, from the coding sequence ATGACAATTTTAGACGGAAAAAAAACTTCTAATGATATCAAAAATGAAATCAAAATAGAAGTTGACAGAATGAAGAGTAATGGAGAGAAGGTGCCACATCTAGCCGCTGTTATTGTGGGTAATGATGGTGCTTCCCTTACCTATGTAAATAGTAAAGTAAAAGCTTGTGAACGCGTAGGTTTTGAATCTACAATGGTAAGAATGCCCAATACAACTAGCGAGATTGAATTATTGGATAAAATAGAAGAACTTAATAATGATCCTAACATTGATGGGTTTATCGTTCAACTTCCTTTGCCTCCACAAATTGATACTCAAGAGGTGTTATTAGCAGTAGATCCAGATAAGGATGTAGATGGTTTCCATCCAACAAATTTTGGGAAAATGTCTTTAGATATGAGTACGTTTATTCCAGCAACCCCATTTGGAATTTTAGAATTGTTGGACAGATATGAAGTAGAAACAAAAGGAAAGCACACGGTTGTAATAGGTAGAAGTCATATTGTAGGAAGACCCATGAGCATACTAATGGGCCGTAAAGGATTCCCAGGCAACTCAACTGTGACACTAACACATAGCCATACAAAGAACATCACTCAAATTACTTCTCAAGCAGATATTATTATTTCAGCTCTTGGAGTACCAGGATTTTTAAAGCCAGAAATGGTAAAGGATGATGCGGTCATCATTGATGTAGGTATTACTCGTGTTCCAGATGAAACTAAGGAAAGAGGTTATTATATTACTGGAGACGTTGATTTTGAGGGTGTAAGTAAAAAAGTATCTTTTATTACACCAGTACCAGGCGGTGTGGGGCCAATGACGATCGCCATGCTTTTAAAAAATACACTTCTTGCTAGAGAGCGACATAGAGCTGCTTCAAAAAAGAAATAA
- the ffh gene encoding signal recognition particle protein, with the protein MFDNLSDKLDKALHVLKGHGSITEVNVAETLKEVRRALIDADVNFKTAKDFTNRVKEKALGSDVLTTLQPGQLMVKIVKDELTELMGGDAEGINLSGTPSVILMSGLQGSGKTTFSGKLANFLKNKKTKKPLLVACDVYRPAAIDQLHVVGDQIKVDVYSDRDEKNPVKIAQDGIAFAKANGHNVVIIDTAGRLAVDEVMMNEIADVHKAIQPQETLFVVDSMTGQDAVNTAKAFNDILNFDGVILTKLDGDTRGGAAISIKSVVDKPIKFIGTGEKMEAIDVFYPSRMADRILGMGDVVSLVERAQEQFDEEEARKLQKKIAKNQFGFDDFLKQIAQVKKMGNMKDLMGMIPGAGKMLKDVDIDDDAFKHIEAIIHSMTPGERTDPSTINASRKKRIGKGSGTSVQQVNQLLKQFNQMSKMMKMMQGGGGRKMMQMMNQMK; encoded by the coding sequence ATGTTTGATAATTTAAGTGATAAGTTAGATAAAGCGTTACACGTACTCAAAGGACACGGCAGTATTACAGAAGTAAACGTTGCCGAAACTTTAAAAGAAGTACGTAGAGCGTTAATTGATGCAGATGTTAACTTTAAAACAGCAAAGGATTTTACAAACCGTGTAAAAGAAAAAGCATTAGGTTCTGACGTATTGACCACATTACAACCTGGTCAATTAATGGTGAAAATTGTTAAGGACGAACTTACCGAATTAATGGGAGGTGATGCAGAAGGTATCAATCTTTCTGGAACACCTTCTGTCATTTTGATGTCTGGACTACAAGGTTCTGGTAAAACAACGTTTTCTGGTAAGCTTGCTAACTTCTTAAAAAACAAAAAAACTAAGAAACCTTTATTAGTTGCCTGTGACGTATATCGTCCAGCGGCGATTGACCAGCTTCATGTTGTAGGAGATCAAATTAAGGTAGATGTATATTCTGATCGTGATGAGAAGAATCCTGTTAAAATTGCTCAAGATGGTATTGCTTTCGCGAAAGCGAATGGTCATAACGTAGTCATTATTGATACCGCAGGTCGTCTTGCAGTTGATGAGGTGATGATGAATGAGATTGCAGATGTACATAAAGCAATCCAGCCGCAAGAAACTTTATTTGTGGTTGACTCTATGACGGGTCAAGATGCTGTAAACACCGCAAAAGCGTTTAATGATATTCTTAATTTTGACGGAGTTATCTTAACAAAATTAGATGGTGATACGCGAGGTGGTGCTGCAATTTCTATTAAATCTGTTGTTGATAAGCCTATTAAATTTATAGGTACAGGAGAAAAGATGGAAGCGATAGATGTATTCTATCCATCACGTATGGCAGATCGTATCTTAGGGATGGGAGATGTTGTATCTCTGGTAGAAAGAGCTCAAGAGCAATTTGACGAAGAAGAGGCTAGAAAGCTTCAGAAGAAGATTGCTAAGAATCAATTCGGTTTTGATGATTTCTTAAAGCAAATTGCTCAAGTAAAGAAAATGGGTAACATGAAAGACCTTATGGGAATGATCCCTGGGGCTGGTAAAATGCTTAAAGATGTAGATATTGATGATGATGCTTTTAAACATATAGAAGCCATTATTCACTCTATGACTCCAGGCGAGCGCACAGATCCATCTACGATAAACGCGAGTCGTAAGAAAAGAATAGGGAAGGGGTCTGGGACCTCTGTACAGCAAGTTAATCAGTTACTCAAACAGTTTAATCAAATGAGTAAAATGATGAAGATGATGCAGGGTGGCGGTGGCCGAAAGATGATGCAAATGATGAATCAAATGAAATAA
- a CDS encoding type B 50S ribosomal protein L31 translates to MKAGIHPENFRVVAFKDMSNDEVFLTKSAAETKETIEVEGTEYPLIKLEISRTSHPFYTGKAKLVDTAGRIDKFKNKYAKFKK, encoded by the coding sequence ATGAAAGCAGGAATACACCCAGAAAATTTTAGAGTAGTAGCATTTAAGGATATGTCTAATGATGAGGTGTTCTTAACAAAATCTGCTGCAGAGACTAAAGAAACAATCGAAGTTGAAGGAACTGAGTATCCTTTAATAAAACTAGAAATTTCTAGAACGTCTCACCCATTTTACACAGGTAAAGCTAAGCTTGTAGATACAGCAGGACGTATTGATAAGTTCAAAAATAAATACGCTAAGTTCAAGAAGTAA
- a CDS encoding DUF4199 domain-containing protein, with the protein MDTNTTSTKDVMLKYGLLLGIIMILFQVILYVTNNFLAPHWSLGVLSFVIMIAVTVMGLKTFKKANGGFLKLGQALKIGLGIALISGLIGVVWTLVLTQVLEPNYSELALGVVRDQVLEQYPDMTETQIEQTLSFQENFTKLGFMIPISILFSLFFGFIISLIAGLIMRKDNPYADA; encoded by the coding sequence ATGGATACCAATACAACCTCTACTAAAGATGTAATGCTCAAATATGGTTTACTTCTAGGGATTATTATGATTCTTTTTCAAGTAATACTATATGTAACCAACAATTTCTTAGCACCACATTGGTCGTTAGGCGTTCTAAGCTTTGTTATCATGATTGCAGTTACTGTAATGGGATTAAAAACATTCAAAAAAGCTAATGGGGGCTTTTTGAAACTTGGCCAAGCTTTAAAAATAGGTTTAGGAATTGCATTAATATCTGGGCTAATTGGAGTTGTTTGGACGTTAGTTTTAACACAAGTGTTAGAGCCCAATTATTCAGAACTAGCATTAGGTGTGGTAAGAGATCAAGTGCTAGAGCAATACCCCGATATGACTGAAACTCAAATAGAACAGACATTATCTTTCCAAGAAAATTTTACAAAATTGGGTTTTATGATACCAATTAGTATTTTATTCTCATTATTTTTTGGGTTCATTATTTCCCTTATTGCTGGACTTATTATGCGAAAGGACAATCCATATGCAGACGCATAA
- a CDS encoding glycosyltransferase family 2 protein gives MQLSIIIPLLNEVDSLKELHHWLSDTLEANGFSYEVIFIDDGSTDGSWEVIDTLSRKHTEVKAIRFNRNYGKSQALHAGFEAAQGDVIITMDADLQDNPEEIPELYKMIVDEKYDLVSGWKKKRYDSVIAKNLPSKIFNAAARKTSGLKLHDFNCGLKAYRKEVIKTVDVYGEMHRYIPVLAKNAGFSQIGEKVVQHQKRKYGETKFGMERFINGFLDLLTIWFLGSFGKRPMHLFGALGVLMSIVGFSFAGYLGVDKVFLNPTGRLITQRPQFYIALVAMLIGVQLFIAGFIGELILRSKRDKQRYIIKETL, from the coding sequence ATGCAACTATCCATCATCATACCTCTACTCAATGAAGTAGACTCTTTAAAAGAATTACACCACTGGCTTTCAGATACTCTGGAAGCCAATGGCTTTTCATACGAAGTCATTTTTATAGATGATGGCAGTACCGATGGATCGTGGGAAGTGATTGATACGCTTTCGCGAAAGCATACAGAAGTAAAAGCCATTCGGTTTAATCGTAACTACGGGAAGTCACAAGCATTACACGCAGGGTTTGAAGCAGCCCAAGGTGATGTAATCATTACGATGGATGCAGATTTACAAGACAATCCTGAGGAGATTCCAGAACTCTATAAGATGATTGTAGATGAGAAGTACGACTTAGTATCTGGATGGAAAAAGAAACGATACGATTCTGTAATTGCAAAAAACCTTCCTAGCAAAATTTTTAACGCAGCCGCAAGAAAAACTAGCGGACTCAAATTACATGACTTTAATTGTGGTTTAAAAGCGTACCGAAAAGAAGTGATAAAAACGGTAGATGTATATGGCGAGATGCATCGTTACATACCTGTACTTGCAAAAAACGCAGGTTTTTCTCAAATAGGGGAAAAAGTAGTACAGCACCAAAAACGGAAATATGGTGAGACAAAATTCGGTATGGAGCGTTTCATTAATGGGTTTCTAGACCTACTTACCATCTGGTTTTTAGGTAGTTTTGGAAAAAGACCCATGCACCTCTTTGGCGCACTGGGTGTTCTAATGTCTATTGTAGGGTTTAGTTTTGCAGGTTATTTGGGGGTAGACAAAGTTTTTCTTAATCCAACAGGAAGACTAATTACACAACGACCTCAATTTTATATTGCACTTGTTGCCATGCTCATTGGTGTACAGCTATTTATAGCTGGATTTATAGGCGAACTTATTCTAAGATCTAAAAGAGATAAGCAACGCTATATAATCAAAGAAACACTATAA